From Candidatus Manganitrophus morganii, the proteins below share one genomic window:
- a CDS encoding DsrE family protein, with the protein MANKVLVIFEKPIYLSFEPVDPHVFATALGVSDTPVEVNVLLRDSAVTYGVKNQQVNVKIAGQDIMLHETSPEKVMTFMIEHGAKVRAVAEDMKIRGINKEDMVQGVEIISEDDSIRLLEEHDSVMVW; encoded by the coding sequence ATGGCAAACAAGGTGCTGGTTATTTTCGAAAAACCGATCTACCTGAGTTTTGAACCGGTCGATCCGCATGTCTTCGCCACCGCCCTCGGCGTTTCCGACACCCCGGTGGAGGTCAACGTTCTTTTGCGCGATTCGGCCGTGACCTACGGCGTCAAGAATCAGCAGGTCAACGTCAAGATCGCCGGCCAGGACATCATGCTCCATGAAACCTCTCCTGAAAAGGTGATGACCTTCATGATTGAACATGGGGCCAAGGTCCGCGCGGTGGCGGAAGACATGAAAATCCGTGGCATCAATAAAGAAGACATGGTTCAGGGGGTCGAGATCATCAGCGAGGATGATTCGATCCGTTTATTGGAAGAGCACGACAGTGTCATGGTCTGGTAA
- a CDS encoding DsrE family protein produces MAIIVTRGTHNNFVTVFTMVMAAAVCEMSVRIFFRDEAVYKLSRKKISELNLSEVYRGVENELKKNYEATGMVDLQKVIQDVKSQGDVKLYSCTSSMALVGLTQEELIPEIDEPRGLTSFLLEEMDDADMILSF; encoded by the coding sequence ATGGCGATCATCGTCACCCGGGGGACGCACAATAACTTTGTGACCGTTTTTACAATGGTGATGGCCGCCGCCGTCTGCGAGATGTCTGTTCGTATCTTCTTCCGGGACGAGGCGGTCTATAAACTCTCCCGTAAAAAAATCTCCGAGCTGAACCTTTCGGAGGTCTACCGCGGGGTCGAAAATGAGTTAAAGAAAAACTATGAAGCAACCGGAATGGTCGACCTTCAGAAAGTGATTCAGGATGTCAAATCACAGGGCGATGTGAAGCTTTATAGCTGCACCTCTTCCATGGCGCTCGTCGGCCTGACGCAAGAAGAGCTGATTCCGGAAATCGACGAGCCGCGCGGCTTGACCTCCTTCCTCTTGGAAGAGATGGATGATGCCGATATGATCCTTAGCTTCTAG